Part of the Butyrivibrio proteoclasticus B316 genome, TATGATCTCCTGCTGTGTTAAAGAATGATTCTCATCCGTATATTGCCTTAGAATTTCAAGGATGAGCATATTAAGCATTTTCTTATTTCCGGTAGCAAACATCAAAATTCCTCCATTGAGAAAATACCTTGTATCATACTAAAGTCTCATTTACTACATCCTCTTCTTGCAGAAGCTTGTTGCATATTCCGTCCAGGTCTTTCCTTATTACTGAAAAATCTCGGCCCAGATCAAGCGTCCTAACGGTTATTTCATTCCCTGTCATGTGGAACACTCCATCTGGTTGGAACGGGTCCTCTGTTTTAGCATATAGCAACATGCCTGAAATAGTCCTGTCCGCGCAATACTGCGCCTCCAGGTTTTTCACATAGGTAAATACCTGGTACAGGTTATGGGAATGAATTGTGTGCTTGTCATATTGCATCTGTGTATTCTTAGAATAATACTTTGCATCTATGATCAGCGTTTTCTTCAGGTCTCTAGTCTGCAGTGTTATATCCGTTTGCATAACCGGAAGCATGTACTTAGCTTCCCCTTCATCCAGTGCCCAATCTATCTGAATAGCATTGGCAAATATCTCTTTATGCTCTGCACGATAATACTCAAGAATAAACTTCTCATATAATCTGCACATTCTCTGCTCATCAAGAAATGATGCCATCTTTGTTTTCCCTGAGTCATCGGTAATAATAAGCCCGGTCAAAACATAATAGCAGATACTCAGAAGCATCCTATATT contains:
- the mcrC gene encoding 5-methylcytosine-specific restriction endonuclease system specificity protein McrC, translated to MISDKGILIKNIYYMLAYAFQALHQDNYADIRTEEFEHIHDLFAVILGRGVARQLKQGLHREYITLNEDLSVMRGRIVISGTIKNKLQQKRRLNCEYDELSENNIFNQIIKTTLLELIRCPKVKTENKNSLRSLRPFFDNVDCIAPQDIRWNSIIYRRNNQEYRMLLSICYYVLTGLIITDDSGKTKMASFLDEQRMCRLYEKFILEYYRAEHKEIFANAIQIDWALDEGEAKYMLPVMQTDITLQTRDLKKTLIIDAKYYSKNTQMQYDKHTIHSHNLYQVFTYVKNLEAQYCADRTISGMLLYAKTEDPFQPDGVFHMTGNEITVRTLDLGRDFSVIRKDLDGICNKLLQEEDVVNETLV